gaaacattatttgttattatgttcaacgttgtttatgtttctaaatacaaactaaatgtatgttaataaaactttttgtattattttgtaaatcctctcgcgaccccccccccccaacttctTACATGatccactttgggaaccactgatgtaAAAGACTGAATGACAAATTTGTGATTTAACTTACATTTTCTTTCTTGCTCCAATTTAGGAATCAATGCCTTTAACGCAAGAGGAAATTCCTTTTCGCTTACGAAAGCGAGATATATACGTCTTTCTGAATATTCAACGAGAATATATTCCCATCACTTCCGAGTTCCGACAACTGGGAGTCCAATTATCAAATATCGCCGTTGCAACGTCATTAAAAGCTTCAAAATTCGAATTACGTGAGCAACCTAATTCTAACATCGCCGCAACTCAAACCCCTTTTCCAACGAAAAAGCCACAATATCCTGTTTACACATTTCCACAATCCAATTCTTTTATCATTGGCATATTAAGTAATTACCCTGCGGTCGTTGTTGCAGTTGCTTCTAAGTAAATTTATCAGATCGGATGGTTGTCGTTTATCGCTACGTCAGAAGTAGTAATTCCCTCCGCCTCACTCTTCACATAAGAGGGCGTCCTTCTGCTACGACGTCTGCATTCATCACTCGTTCGCACAAGGAGATCCTGTTTGAGTCAGACTTCGATTTGCAAGCAGCCGGACTACACTCAAGATGGCCAGACGCATTCTCGCAATTCTGCTCCTGTGCTTTGTCGTGGCTTGCATATTTGCCCAACAGGCAAGCAGGAAGAATTTGATCTGTCCACCCCCCGTGTCCGCCAATGTCTGCAATATGACGTGCTTCAACGACAACCAGTGCAGTGATGGCCTCAAGTGCTGTCGCACCAGCTGTAAGGGCACCATGTGCGTACTCGGTGTCACACCTCGACGCAACAATCGCGGTAAGTAACCAGTTAATAATGTGTATTATAAgcgaattaataatagtaataataataataataataataataataataatcatccttgtaatattaaattaatattcagttCTGAATTTCAATATCTTATTTTAAGGGAACaacactgaaataataataataataataataataataataataataataataataataataataataatagtgataataaaaataaataagtaaatgccaaattttcttactttatattattttttcatgggaatagaaacattttaaattaattatcggATGTAGCCAATATAGCTCTTGGACAAAACTCGGTAGGCTATATTGCTAACTCCACAACCTATGTTCAGCATATACTATACATGTGAGTGTGAGATTTGTTATAACGTGGAAGAGAATAAAGCTGAagcctgatattattattattattattattattattgttgttgttattattgttattattattattgttattattattattattattattattattattattattattattattacatttatcgtCTTTATCATAATTTGTATTGCTGGTCATATTTGTAAACCCGGACTAAAACGTGTGCTTGAACTACGTGTTATTTGTACTTTTCTGGAACATGTGTGGTCATTGTCAGTGATATCCACTGTTGGCTTGGCTCGGGTTTTCGAGGATCGGACCCAggatggatccttgcacttaggttTAATGATCCATTGAGCGActtatatatgcgatgattgtccaagccCGACAGGTctcctgggtggcattcgtgaattcgacgctgacaggtggattATCCTGAGCCCTGATAGTGTCTCGACTCATCCTTAGATAAttacctgataagccccagggctcGGAGCCCCAGACCCTTCCTATATCAGTATCAGAAACTctagacttcaccccagcctaatCTAACTTTTGCAGAGATAGATGAAGTGAGAGGAAGGTGGAGAGTGTTaatggaatgatagaggaaaacgggagtacctcgagaaaaccaGAGCACTAGCGCATGAGTCACTGACGCGGCATGTGTACAATCTATATTATTGGACAAAAGCTCGGCACAATATTAAAAGAGAACAGAGCTgtagtccattattattattattgttatcatcatcatcatcaatatcggTGTTGTTAATTTTTCATCTGAATACAttaggaaataaaaatatatatacacggAAATTTGTCAACTGTATATAACTGTACAGCATACATGTATTGATGTATTCAATGTTCCAGAGAGATAAGATAGCGATTTACTCAAAATTAACtctatttttcttcttgtttgaCAAAGTGCTCCGGTGAATTTGTCGCCGAGACCTAGGCCTACTTTACAAATGCCTTTGGCTTCGCGTGATTCTGCAGATTCTTGttcatataggctactgtatttctAAATACGTATTCGGCTTTTTTATCTACGCTGTATCAGTTGTGAGGTTATTTGACGTTGTTGGAAGTAGTGAAATCGAAATGGTATTTTGGCGTGATGAGGTCGAAGTTTCATCACagactacctgacattcgtcaATTGAGataaatctcaaaaaaaaaaaaaaaatcccagctCATAATCAGTCCTTGCGGGATTAGAAGCCACGCCCGAACGTAAATTGGATCATGACATCAGTCCCTTAGCCTgttaattttcatattaattcatgtaaattctgtaaaatatgcatgtaattattcgtaaaattTCTTACGTTCACTCAATTTTCCAAACACAGGTTATTAGAATATGTTATTCAAATTAATATAAGTATTTAGTTTCGCTGATGCTCTTAACATATGCATCGGCAGTGCAGTCGAAAACTGACGTCAGGACATTCTTACGTTAAGTATATAGCCAGACCGTTCCCTAGCAGACGAGATATGAAAGGAAGTGTTTATTTGAAGACAATTACGTAGTATGAAAACAGTCCAACTCGTAATGACTGAGCATGACTGCTAACTTATTTCTTTAGTCCTCCACTCAGGCTCTATGGTACATAGTTTAAGTGAAACCGACTTTTCAACTAAAACGTCTATGTTGGAGGTATATgtgagaaaaattgtaacgttttgatatgaaaggtttactctgacgtcactcatGATAACCGCGGAAACAGAATTGTAAGATGGCCTTCGTGTCTCGAGGTTTCAAAGCGGTCCGTCTCgtttcattttcaaaatacaaattatgtttcatttaacgacgctcgcaactgccgaggttatatcagcgtcgccggtgtgccggagtgTGCGGGACTTCTACATGCCAGGAAATCTGCTTATGCACACTTATATGCAattgacctgggccaggatcgaacccgcaaactcgggcacagaaggccagcactataccgactgcgccactcagggcgactccATTTTCAATGTGCCTCGAGATTTTCTATGCTGTTGCGGGCAACAGTGCTCGGCTGGCTTAATTCCCCAGCCATTTAacgttgtttttattttacttttttttttttttttttttttcgatttttcctCTGCAAAATGTACTTATCCCTTAAGTAGGACAGTGTGAACGAAGTGAAAAAATGCCCTTTAGGCTAGGAGGTCATATAACTGTTAAGATGAGACCCAAGAACCCTTGCAAGGACATGAACTCGTTTTCCCCTTTAGCTTACGCTTCCTATTTTCTCCttcactgattgattgattgattcattcattcattccacatAATATTCTTGGAAATACTGAGTAGACTATGTACATAGGTTGTGTATATATTCATGAATAGCAAATAAAATACATTCATTATAGTGTTAAAGAtagtacatattgtattttattactttaattcgagGTGTGACGTTTCACGCAATCATTGGGATTTCCTTAAATCTACTGTTTTTTATTACCCTTGTAAAATAAGAGTAATAAGAGATCGCTGGAGCTCGTGTGAATTCTTTGTGGCTAAGATTACAATTCctgcagcaacagcagcagcagcagcagcagcagcagtagtagtagtagtagtagtagtagtagtagtagtagtagtgatggtagtggtTGTACTGgtgctagtagtagtaatagtggtagtggttgtactggtagtagtattagtagtaatagttgtactggtagtagtagtattagtggtggtagtggttgtactggtagtagtagcagtgacagtggttgtactggtagtagtagtagtgacattggttatattggtagtagtagtagtagtggcagtggttgtactggtagtagtagtagtaatagttgtactgGAAGAAGTAATATTAGTGATGATAGTGGTTgtactggtagtagtagcagtgacagtggttgtactggtagtagtagtagtgacattggttatattggtagtagtagtagtagtggcagtggttgtactggtagtagtagtagtagtagtagtagtagtagtaatagttgtactggaagtagtagtattagtggtgatagtggttgtactggtagtagtagcagtcacAGTGGTTgtactggtagtagtaatagtgacaTTGGttatattggtagtagtagtagtagtagtagtaatggcaatggttgtactggtagtagtagtagtggcagtggttgtactggtagtagtagtaatagttgtactggtagtagtagtattagtggtggcAGTGGttgtactggtagtagtagtagtagtagtagtagtagtagtaatagttgtactggtagtagtagtagtagcagtgacagtggttgtactggtagtagtagtgacattaattatattgttattagtagtagtggcagtggttgtactggtagtagtagtagtagtggcagtggttgtactggtagtagtagtagtagtagtggcagtggttgcactggtagtaggagtagtagcagtagtagtagtagtttttatcTAACGTGCTTTAAACTGCAGAGGTTTTTCAGCATCGAAATTTAACATAGCCGAGAAATAAGCGAAGAATCTTGCTTGGAGCCCTCTATTACAGGCAGTCTTTTACTTGTAAATCTACGATATGGGTTTTCCAGCTTTAATATCCTCTCGGAAGAAGCTATGCTAAGCAAACCGAGCCTGAACACGCGAACCACAGATCCTACTGCCAACATGGTACTGGTAATCACAAGATCACCTCTCACCAGTGTAGTAGTAATTCTTGAAAGATTATGACTATAATGATGTGGAGGAGAGAAAGGAGGGATTTGAGGAAGAAAatgtcaacattattattgagaTTACGAGAAGGAATAGAAAAGAAACGATGGGAAGAAAGAACGATAATGATTGTGATGCAAACACATCGGAGCTATGTAAATACTCGAGATTTTTCTCTTCCCAAATAGAAATCGTAATATGATGCTAAGGCAGTCTGAGAAGCTAAATATTCCTTGCGGTTAAGTTTTCTAATTGCTCGAATAAAAATATAGAATAGTCACACCAATACTATACACAATGTCTGCAAGTCTTGGCGTGTCTCAACAATAAAATAGCAACTAGTCATCCATAATGACTTTATAACTTCACGTTagcaataaaaagtaaaaatcatAGTTGAGAGTCTGCTTGGACTCTGGAATGCCAACGGCAGTTTACGTCATGTTAACTTCGTGGAAATTaatcaattttaatgctcacGGCATCACACTGAGAAACGATAGATTGCAACCTGGTCAGGAAGAACGAGTACCTATGGTATCGTAATATGAAGTACAGTATGTTACTAATTAGTTTGTTACATGATCTGTTACTTGCATAGCTTATTCATTGCTGATGACATTATCATGTTGctgaaacaagtaggcctactctaaaaaACATTCATCATGGTCTCTCTCCTTACAACAAAATGTCTTTGATGGGTTTTGACTTTCGTTGTTCTTGTCTATAAGCCGCATCTGCGGTTGTATTGATCTTCTTTCATTCATcgatccgggttcgatttccggccagGTTGTAATGGactttgtggtggacaaagcagacaatGCAATGCAGAAGGTTTTTCTCAGGTACTTACGTTTCCCTCTACCATTTCATCAATAatttcaaccccccccccccataattcATCTATCAGTTGTAAAAATAGGCAGGGGTGAGGGGAAGGGCTTGGGACACCGGGCCTCTGAATCTTATCAGGCTACTTGTCCGCAAAATGGAACCAGACTCCATCAGGGGCTgaagcaggatggcccacctgtctgCGTCGAATTCATTAATGTCATCCAGTTTACCTGTTAGACTTGGACAagcatcacacacacacacacacataatatgTAGGATATATGAGGCactcagcgcacaaatggcccaatcacaaaattatatttccactttacctCTTTTTAACAGTGTGCGAAATGTGATACATAGTGCTGAAACTTGTGGAAAAACTGGGAATGTTTACTTGGCGGATTAATTTGAAGAGAACAATACGAGGAGCTATTTAAAGCAATAATCTCAATATGCAAATTTTGTGAGTTGGGCCATTTATGCGCTAAGTGGGAgagtaacctctgcaccaaaataaaactggtaatagatcatgaggggAGATTTGGaatatctaaataagttttttctctaacattcaccgttttagaagaAATCGTTATGTTCCTATGAAATATTTGGCAACATCACcgttactgcaataactctaccaaGCAAAGTCTTATCTTCCCCTCCCACTCTATTGTACTCAGTGACGCGCAacagtgcgctgcgttgcaagatttattttaacgattttcgcaattattcaatttaaatccatggCTAAAAATAAAGATTCAatacattaactgttcagaatatttttacctatctgcttctATAGCAATCAGCAATTTCTCTCGGGACATTACTGCAAACATTGAgcaaagacaattttttttcggtGCTTCATCAAGGAAAAgtgtgataaaagttttgttacatttaacatgtagaataacctcttaaattttggtgcatcggtcctcTTCCTCTCTGTGTAGGGCGCACAATGCACCAAAGTGTAGGTCTCGTCATGGGTGCAGCTCTCGGTAAAACCAAGCCAAGTCTTACACACATCTCCAGCTGAGTTAGACTTAATGGTCGTACAACAAATAGCACTGACTTCCGTGGATCTGAAATAGCCGTAGTAGCTATACAGTGTATTTCCTGAGCAGATAAGGATAAGAGTATAAACATTTACCGTTTATTAGTATTGCGCTCTCATTTTCTTTAGTGATGAAAGCCACAGAACCATACGTCACAAGGTTGTATGTACGTCACAAAAGTCTTCTTCTAGTATTCAAGTTGTTCTCTGAGGTCTTGCGGTTACCATGGTGAACCCGGCCGAGGACGATGGATTTTAATGGGCAATGAGATTCTAAGCATGGAAGAGAAAAATGTTATAGGTCATTgccgtagatttacggcacgtaaaagaatCCTGTCCATTTCTCGTTCACGTTGCATTTCGACGTTAAATAACTGTACCGTAGTTGATAGGCGTCATGTATAGTGAAAGCATAGTACGATAATCATTGAAGAAGTGTCAATTAACTATATGCAAATAGAACGTATTTTGGGATTAACTTATGTAGGCTACTAAAAATGACATGGAATTTGTCTTATAGAAACAGATGGGATTACTGAAATAATAACATACAGAGGTCGATTTCTTcttccttccatttatttatcttcctTCCCCATTTCCTCATCCTCTTCTCAAATATGTTTTATTCTCCTTCTCCTCCATTCCCTCTTCATCCTTCCATTTCTTATCTTCTTTCACTACTTCTTCCGTTctgttacttattattcttttctcCCATCTATATTCTTTCTGtcacttattttcttcttttccaaCGCTTATTTTTTGCcacgttttctttttcttttatctccGATTTATTCCTCTTCCATATTTTATGCCgtatcttattatttttcttttatttcttcttcgtttGCTTTCATTTGGACCGCATTCTGCAGGAAGGAACCAACTCACAGacaaatttaatatcaataatgaaataattccaaGGATCCATATTTTGAACAAAGATAGTTCTCTTACACGGttttggttaaataaataaataaatatgtagacacattttatttgtgaatttattattattttctgccaTATACTATATTCATTTCTTATAATCTAtcttattttattcttactattcttAGTATAAATCGAACAAAAATCTGGGCTATCTAgctgggtttttccgaagtttttttcaaactgtaaggcgaatgtgaggtaatcacttggcgaatcctcggcctcacattTCCATATattatcttgctatcaccaattctatcggcGCTAATTAACCTGGCAGTTGAtacagcctcgttaaataattgactaaaaattgaaaatttgtcctTTTAGAAACAGAATTATAAGTAACTTATATGAATCCATAGATTATTACCGTAGCTTTTCCTGAAAAATCGATGATTCTTCACAAAGTTCCGTTGCATAGCATTCTGTCAATATGGACGCATTAACcaagcatttgaaatgaattacatttttaaatgtccTATTTATTCCTTTGGGTTCGAAAATTTATCTTCTTCGATTTATGATATAAAGTCTTTTCATGCATAAGCAGGCCTACTACAGTATTTGCACTAATGAAGTAGTTCGAACTGTTTCTCATGTTCATTGGTGCTCAGCGGTGCACAAAATTGCTGCTAGTCGTATTGTTAATCATTAAGTTCCAGTGTCAGTGTGGAAGCATAAATGAATTCATGGCGTTCTTTTATACGAGGGACACGAAGGCTAGCACCGCAGCATGCAACGGGCATATTGTGTTACCActctttttattaaatatattttgtaaaatccgAACCGCCGTTTTCTTTATAGATATCGTGACTTAGCTGCAGTATCTGGTACCTCCTGTCGATTCATCCACGTAGGATCAAGATCCGATGAAGTCCCactgtattttctttctcttcttcttccactAGAGCGTACTATGCCTTCACGAACTGATGTCATATGTACGTCAGTCACAATCCTACATCACACCGCGTGGTTTGAAGTAGATATTATTGAAATGTTGATGACTGATATGAAGACTGACGTTAGAATGATGGAGAAaatggagaaccccgagaaaaaccctcaggAACTTTAGCTTAGTCCACCACAAATAAGACTACGTCATCACCGTGATTCGAATCTGGTCCTCAGTCATCTTAAACcaacgctttaccaactgagctatcaaaAAGTGATGGTTCTTATCGTTGCTGAGATATAAAAGTAGAAAAGATAGTAGACTAAATAATTGCGTATATATAGTTCTATAATCACGATACATGAATGAGAAATGATCAATACCATGTCTCGTCCATTTTACTTACAGCCAAAGGatatttgtaaataattacaaaagtaccggtgcttaaaatttattttaaattttactagTCCTGAATGCATGCCTGgtcatgaaatttcaagtatttttctcATTCCATTAACACGAAAAACATGTGTGTGGGTCCCTTTCCTATCACCACAGCCGGACATCATCATCGTTTTCTTTCTGTGAGATTCGCCATGATTAATCAAATGAAAGAACCATTGTTActtaattgatttttattaacttttgtccatgattatttaatttatggtcCCCTTATTTTCCATTGTGAAAAATTGATATACTAAGGTATTTCTCTTTGTTACGTACAGTACGCAACATTCATTGGTACCATAAATTTGaggcaatttttacaaaatacaatggactctcctaagttcgacaaaacagaattgaaagttcagtccaataagggcagtgggtgtggcaggtgaaatgaatacaaattcttattggttatccatcaacgaatacagtactgtacttgcatttcctgcccgtcccgagacttgtgtatgcgcttctagtaccacaatgGGTTTCGACAGCTCTGTCTCACAAACGTCACAATtctaaaatagaaaaagaagaattcattaacttaaaatcagtgatcaatatggatgtcctaatcaataaaatattctgttttcctttaacaaaggtatcactacaagacagaaccagttcccattcaaatggcaaacccatttgttagtgcccgtataggggcgtgtctaattctcctacgtaagcctTCGAACTATAAGaagtcgaacttgatttctgttgaACTTAAAAGCTTccactgccaaaaaaaaaaaaaaaaaaaaaaaaaaaaaaaaaaatgtgtgttttaaaacctgaagaataaaaagaaacgaGTGTATGATGCCATTTAAAAGGTAGACATCTTGGCAgtctttataaataaaaaaaacatggttTTAGGAATatatccaaaatattaattttttcagttcctatttctgtttttatgaaattagaaataggaaAACTAAAGaagtgttccatactttttactcaccttgtatgagaaaaataaagaaagctaCATGAACTGTCGGTGTCTGTTGGTGGAAATTATCTCAGCATGAAAAGGAGATTGCTTTAACATTACTTCGTTATCCTGTTATGCAATCGTTACATCATTTATCAATGAATCAAGTATTTTTTACAAGAGCCAGCATTTATGAGAAACATTCCTTGTAGACAGCCATTTTTCTCTAATTTAGTGGGAAATAAATTTCTCGTGTTAGTCTCCTTCACCTTTTATTTTCAGTCGAGAGTGAAGTTTCATGAATTTAAAACGATTCAAAATATAAGATCATATGTTGATCATTTGGCTAGTATTCAACGTAGTAAACTAATGCAAAAagtatattttcagatataataaGCATCAAGATTTGATTTGGCGCTAGtccaaaatattttattgctttTGATACCAAAAAAGTGTAGGAGTTAATTTCATAGAACGTTTTTATTGCATTTAGGAGATACATTTCGGCCAACTAGGCCTATACATAACACTGCTTTCAtaagaattttaattattaacttgaaaatttgtaaaatttctactGGTAACGTTTCATGGGCCGCC
This region of Periplaneta americana isolate PAMFEO1 chromosome 13, P.americana_PAMFEO1_priV1, whole genome shotgun sequence genomic DNA includes:
- the LOC138712373 gene encoding waprin-Phi1-like, which gives rise to MARRILAILLLCFVVACIFAQQASRKNLICPPPVSANVCNMTCFNDNQCSDGLKCCRTSCKGTMCVLGVTPRRNNRVKPGKCPEKPTGPWTCTYTCSVDGDCSGRNKCCTNRCGVLTCTKPEA